A window of Polaribacter litorisediminis contains these coding sequences:
- a CDS encoding penicillin-binding protein, with product MSCFLVAIIIKVVHIQYAQGEKYKKLSTELTIKQDTIRSNKGNVYAADGNLLATSMSKYTIRMDAVAVNSAVFEKNIAGLSKELSAMFGNSTSYYQNKLRSAKKHKNRYLLIARNVGYNDYLKMKKFPIFNRGVYQGGFIAEHKTVRAHPIGKIAERTIGYDDFRGEAGIEGAFADFMQGENGLRWKQKIAKNQWKPISDVNEKEPIDGHDVITTIDVNIQDITHHALLRQLEYFEADHGCAVVMETATGEIKAISNLGRTSTGKYFEKRNYAVWESHEPGSTFKLASLMAILDDKLIDTSTVVDTEKGKIYINNRKVEDSRKGGYGKISAARVFEVSSNVGIVKLIRKHYDHQPEKFIRKIEKYGFAKPIGFQIKGEGKPYVPKPTDKSWSKISLEWMSWGYGISVTPMQTLMFYNAVANNGVMVKPHFVKELRRQDKTEKIFETEVVNPRIASQETLKKIRKIMENVVIKGTASNIYSSNFSMAGKTGTAKKYIPRTKNKSGEWEGGYYSNKHYVASFAGFFPADTPKYSCIVVVHDPDKSKGYYGATVAAPIFKEIAQKIYTTTPVDNQSVDDKIEFTSIENQYSHYNKIVNNEYAKVPNVQGMAGMDAVSLLENIGLKVEVSGVGKVQNQSIKRGEKLEKGATIILKLS from the coding sequence ATGTCTTGTTTTTTGGTGGCTATTATTATTAAAGTTGTCCATATTCAGTATGCTCAAGGAGAAAAATATAAGAAACTTTCTACAGAATTAACGATTAAGCAAGATACAATTCGTTCAAATAAAGGAAATGTATATGCTGCGGATGGTAATTTATTGGCAACTTCAATGTCTAAATACACCATAAGAATGGATGCTGTTGCAGTAAATAGTGCTGTTTTTGAAAAAAATATAGCAGGTTTGTCTAAAGAGTTATCGGCTATGTTTGGTAATTCTACGAGCTACTATCAAAATAAATTAAGATCTGCTAAAAAACATAAAAATAGGTATTTGTTAATTGCCAGAAATGTGGGCTACAATGATTATCTAAAAATGAAAAAATTCCCAATTTTTAATAGAGGTGTGTATCAAGGTGGTTTTATTGCAGAACATAAAACGGTGCGTGCACATCCAATTGGTAAAATTGCAGAGCGTACTATTGGTTATGATGATTTTAGAGGAGAGGCAGGAATAGAAGGTGCTTTTGCAGATTTTATGCAAGGCGAAAATGGTTTGCGATGGAAACAGAAAATTGCAAAAAATCAATGGAAACCAATTTCTGATGTCAATGAAAAAGAACCTATTGATGGTCATGATGTTATCACTACAATCGATGTAAATATTCAAGATATTACACATCACGCTTTATTGCGTCAGCTAGAATACTTTGAAGCAGATCATGGCTGTGCAGTGGTGATGGAGACGGCAACTGGAGAAATTAAAGCAATTTCTAATTTAGGAAGAACATCTACAGGAAAATATTTTGAGAAAAGAAATTATGCCGTTTGGGAAAGTCATGAACCAGGTTCTACTTTTAAGTTAGCTAGTTTAATGGCAATTTTAGACGATAAACTAATTGATACTTCTACTGTGGTAGATACCGAAAAAGGAAAAATATATATAAATAATAGAAAAGTAGAAGATTCTCGAAAAGGTGGGTATGGAAAGATTTCGGCAGCGAGAGTTTTTGAAGTTTCATCAAATGTTGGTATTGTAAAGTTAATTCGAAAACATTATGACCATCAACCAGAAAAATTTATTCGTAAAATAGAAAAATACGGATTTGCAAAACCTATTGGTTTTCAGATTAAAGGAGAAGGAAAACCTTATGTGCCAAAACCAACAGATAAAAGTTGGAGTAAAATTTCTTTAGAATGGATGTCTTGGGGATATGGGATTTCTGTAACTCCTATGCAAACTTTAATGTTCTATAACGCAGTTGCGAATAATGGAGTTATGGTAAAGCCTCATTTTGTAAAAGAGTTAAGAAGACAAGATAAAACTGAGAAAATTTTTGAAACAGAAGTTGTAAATCCAAGAATTGCATCGCAAGAAACTTTAAAAAAGATTAGAAAGATAATGGAAAATGTTGTGATTAAAGGAACCGCAAGTAATATCTATTCCTCTAACTTTTCGATGGCAGGTAAAACCGGAACTGCTAAAAAATACATTCCTAGAACAAAAAATAAAAGTGGCGAATGGGAAGGCGGTTATTACTCTAATAAGCATTATGTAGCTTCTTTTGCTGGTTTTTTCCCGGCAGATACCCCAAAATATTCTTGTATTGTAGTTGTACATGATCCAGATAAAAGTAAAGGATATTATGGTGCAACCGTTGCGGCGCCAATTTTTAAAGAAATAGCGCAAAAAATATATACCACGACTCCTGTTGATAATCAATCGGTAGATGATAAAATTGAATTTACATCGATAGAAAATCAGTATAGTCATTATAATAAGATCGTTAATAATGAATATGCAAAAGTGCCCAATGTACAAGGTATGGCGGGTATGGATGCAGTTTCTTTGTTAGAAAATATTGGTTTAAAAGTAGAGGTTTCAGGAGTTGGTAAAGTACAAAATCAATCGATAAAAAGAGGAGAAAAATTAGAAAAAGGGGCAACTATTATTTTAAAATTATCATAA